The following coding sequences lie in one Chionomys nivalis chromosome 8, mChiNiv1.1, whole genome shotgun sequence genomic window:
- the Smim38 gene encoding small integral membrane protein 38 produces MASWLGDTLGPDPLMVLLVVILLVRFILWSCLGTYMDYRLARRYPGKPKEE; encoded by the coding sequence atggCTTCCTGGCTTGGGGACACCCTTGGCCCTGACCCACTCATGGTGCTCCTGGTTGTCATCCTCCTGGTGCGCTTCATCCTGTGGTCCTGTCTGGGGACCTATATGGACTACAGGCTGGCCCGGCGTTATCCTGGCAAACCCAAGGAAgagtaa